In [Leptolyngbya] sp. PCC 7376, a genomic segment contains:
- a CDS encoding acyl-CoA desaturase: MTVATSQKLSLDWTTVIYFSLIHIVALLAFLPGNFSWQAVGVFLLFHWITGGVGITLGFHRLVSHRSFDVPKWVEYILIFCGTLACQGGPLDWIGLHRIHHKHSDTTPDPHDSNKGFWWSHIGWMLFEIPARADIDRYIKDIKDDPFYNFCQNYMIPIQVVVGLLLFAWGGWSFVTWGIFMRLAVVFHCTWFVNSATHKFGYQSHESNDKSRNCWWVALVTYGEGWHNNHHAYQYSARHGLNWWEVDMTWMTIRLLQILGLAKNIKLAPTD, translated from the coding sequence ATGACTGTTGCTACCTCACAAAAGCTATCTCTAGACTGGACGACTGTAATTTATTTCAGTCTCATCCATATCGTCGCACTGCTCGCATTTCTGCCAGGCAATTTTAGCTGGCAGGCGGTTGGAGTATTCTTACTTTTCCATTGGATTACAGGCGGTGTTGGGATTACACTCGGATTCCACCGGCTTGTCTCCCACCGCAGCTTCGATGTGCCGAAATGGGTTGAGTACATTCTGATTTTTTGTGGAACACTTGCCTGTCAAGGAGGGCCCCTAGACTGGATTGGTTTACACCGTATTCACCATAAGCACTCAGACACGACCCCTGACCCCCATGATTCCAACAAAGGATTTTGGTGGAGCCATATCGGTTGGATGCTTTTTGAAATTCCAGCTCGCGCAGATATCGATCGTTATATCAAAGATATTAAAGACGATCCTTTCTATAATTTCTGCCAGAACTACATGATTCCTATTCAAGTAGTTGTCGGTTTACTACTGTTTGCTTGGGGTGGCTGGTCTTTTGTGACATGGGGGATCTTCATGCGCTTAGCTGTCGTTTTCCATTGCACTTGGTTTGTGAATAGCGCAACTCACAAATTTGGTTATCAGAGCCACGAATCTAACGATAAATCCCGTAACTGCTGGTGGGTTGCCCTCGTTACTTATGGCGAAGGCTGGCACAACAATCACCACGCCTATCAATATTCCGCACGCCATGGTTTGAACTGGTGGGAAGTTGATATGACTTGGATGACTATTCGTTTGCTTCAAATCCTAGGTCTAGCGAAGAATATCAAACTCGCTCCTACTGACTAG
- a CDS encoding cyclic nucleotide-binding domain-containing protein: MLNFVSNLLNLIQTIEFQVGRSNISLVEIVQLLFFIIVTFIFASYFSRFLKYQGLKKVIVDKGSRYIISNFISYGICCFLLLVILQTTGFDISIFTVIGGGLGLGIGLGFQDFTKNFVSGLTLLTERKIKTGDYVQLGDLYGFVQEISTRAIVLKQKDGSSVVIPNSHFVENQIVNFHYETNHVRLKLPVTVAYDSNTTLVTEVLLVSAYLDQNILQIPSPQVLFVGFGDNALNFELWVWVESNQMGFKHEIISSLHFTIEHKFRENHIKIPFPQRELWLHNINFAAFKSNVADHLPESNLPEGDIPESGELERMNNTSISEPQISIRAALKKVGCFSHLSEFRLRQIIEIGRLKSLHKRETLFRENDPGDAFYIILSGRIEVYAETLKKQLAILEAGNFFGEMSLMLGVPRTATAKALESTLLFAITNKNFKVLLQKHPDFHEALVEELSNHQEELILRKQEMQENGWLPPEEQETNIVNWVRHRLKTLFNV; this comes from the coding sequence ATGTTGAATTTTGTCAGCAATTTGCTCAACCTCATTCAGACTATCGAATTCCAGGTCGGGCGTAGCAATATTTCTCTCGTCGAAATAGTCCAGCTCCTTTTCTTTATTATTGTCACCTTTATTTTTGCAAGTTATTTCAGTCGATTTCTGAAATATCAAGGTCTGAAAAAAGTGATTGTTGATAAAGGCAGTCGCTATATTATTTCTAATTTTATTAGTTATGGTATTTGCTGCTTTTTACTACTCGTTATTCTGCAGACAACTGGTTTTGATATTTCGATATTTACGGTGATTGGTGGTGGTCTCGGTCTTGGTATTGGTCTTGGATTTCAGGATTTTACAAAAAACTTTGTTAGTGGTCTAACCTTACTCACTGAACGAAAAATAAAGACAGGTGACTATGTTCAGCTTGGCGATTTGTATGGCTTTGTTCAAGAGATTTCAACACGGGCGATCGTCCTAAAGCAAAAAGATGGTTCTTCTGTTGTTATTCCAAATAGTCATTTTGTTGAAAATCAAATCGTTAATTTTCATTATGAAACCAATCATGTTCGTCTCAAACTACCTGTAACTGTTGCCTATGACAGTAATACAACTTTAGTGACAGAGGTACTTTTGGTCTCTGCCTATCTCGACCAAAATATTCTCCAAATACCTTCTCCACAAGTCCTTTTTGTCGGCTTTGGAGATAATGCTCTGAATTTTGAGCTGTGGGTGTGGGTGGAGAGTAATCAGATGGGCTTTAAGCATGAAATTATTAGTTCATTACATTTTACGATTGAGCATAAGTTCCGGGAAAACCATATTAAAATTCCATTTCCACAGCGTGAATTATGGCTACATAATATTAACTTTGCTGCGTTTAAATCAAATGTTGCAGATCATCTCCCAGAAAGTAATTTGCCGGAAGGTGATATCCCAGAATCTGGTGAGCTTGAAAGGATGAATAATACCTCAATTAGTGAGCCACAAATATCAATTCGAGCTGCATTAAAAAAAGTAGGATGCTTTAGTCATCTGAGTGAATTTCGATTGCGACAAATTATTGAAATTGGTCGCCTGAAATCCTTGCACAAAAGGGAGACTCTATTCCGAGAAAACGATCCAGGAGATGCATTTTATATTATTCTGTCGGGTCGAATTGAAGTTTATGCAGAAACACTGAAAAAACAGCTTGCAATTTTAGAGGCTGGTAATTTCTTTGGGGAGATGTCTCTGATGTTAGGCGTACCTCGGACTGCAACGGCAAAGGCATTAGAAAGTACTTTATTGTTTGCGATCACCAACAAAAATTTTAAAGTATTGCTCCAGAAGCACCCTGATTTTCATGAGGCTTTGGTAGAAGAGCTGAGTAATCATCAGGAGGAGTTGATTTTGCGAAAGCAAGAAATGCAGGAAAATGGCTGGTTGCCGCCAGAGGAGCAGGAAACAAACATTGTGAATTGGGTACGCCATCGTCTGAAAACGCTTTTTAATGTTTAG
- a CDS encoding metal ABC transporter solute-binding protein, Zn/Mn family, whose protein sequence is MAIRQKLILSSTLMCLGLSGLAGCGDTTQTPTSTVEEVTKGTDSEEQGDRLNITVSILPQQYFVEKIGGDRVNVQVMVPEGAEPEVYEPKPQQLKDLSETDAYIAVGILFEDVWAERFKTANSEMLLTDGSEGIEKIEMVAHNHAHHGHGAEEHSDHEDEHADHDDHDDHDKHDDEKHAEHSEHDHDEEHADHDDHSDHEEHSEEDHEDHDDHGEDLEDPHTWLSPSLAKVHAQNIYDVLVELDPASEALFKENLDALLAEIDELDQAIAAELENLSSRSFLVFHPAWGYFAEEYNLEQIPIEVEGQDPSAAELAELIQVAEAENIRVVFAQYQFNSKSAETIANQIGGEVVFIDPLSVDWANNLQEIAKQIALANN, encoded by the coding sequence ATGGCAATTCGTCAGAAGCTTATTCTATCCAGTACGCTCATGTGTCTCGGCTTGAGCGGGTTAGCTGGATGTGGAGACACGACACAAACACCCACATCTACCGTCGAGGAAGTAACCAAAGGGACAGATAGCGAAGAACAGGGCGATCGCCTCAACATTACAGTCAGTATTTTACCGCAGCAGTATTTTGTGGAGAAAATTGGTGGCGATCGCGTTAATGTGCAGGTCATGGTTCCAGAGGGCGCAGAGCCTGAGGTCTATGAGCCGAAACCGCAACAATTAAAAGATTTGAGTGAGACAGATGCTTACATTGCAGTAGGGATTTTATTTGAGGATGTTTGGGCAGAACGCTTTAAAACAGCCAACTCGGAGATGTTATTGACAGATGGCTCCGAAGGTATCGAAAAGATAGAAATGGTTGCCCACAATCATGCCCATCATGGTCATGGTGCAGAAGAGCATTCCGACCATGAAGATGAACATGCAGACCATGATGATCACGACGACCATGATAAACATGATGACGAGAAGCATGCAGAACATTCAGAACATGACCATGACGAAGAGCATGCGGATCACGACGACCACAGTGACCATGAAGAGCATAGCGAAGAAGACCATGAAGACCACGATGATCATGGCGAAGATTTAGAAGATCCCCACACTTGGTTATCACCCAGCTTGGCTAAGGTTCATGCTCAGAATATTTATGATGTTTTAGTCGAACTTGACCCCGCTTCTGAAGCCTTATTTAAAGAGAATCTTGATGCTTTATTGGCCGAGATTGATGAGCTAGATCAGGCGATCGCCGCTGAGCTAGAAAATTTATCTAGCCGTTCATTTTTAGTCTTTCACCCAGCATGGGGTTATTTCGCAGAAGAATATAATCTAGAGCAAATCCCCATCGAAGTAGAAGGACAGGATCCCAGTGCCGCTGAGTTGGCCGAGCTAATCCAAGTTGCCGAAGCAGAAAATATTCGGGTTGTATTTGCGCAATACCAATTTAATTCGAAGTCTGCTGAAACAATTGCCAACCAAATTGGTGGAGAAGTCGTCTTTATTGATCCGCTTTCCGTTGACTGGGCGAATAATCTCCAGGAAATTGCGAAACAGATTGCCCTTGCAAATAATTAA
- a CDS encoding metal ABC transporter ATP-binding protein has product MDKVISLKNVWAGYPQTPVLENINLTVNTLDFVGLIGPNGGGKTTLLKVLLGLLKPQEGKVKILERSVAQGRRYIGYVPQLLELDRTFPITVKDVVSMGRLGKRKLFRRFNKKDREIIYHSLEQVEMVDKGDRPIGELSGGERQRVYIARALASEPKILLLDEPTANVDSRVQASIYELLGELNHYMTIVMISHDLAAVSSYVKTVGCLNKTLHYHHNKQITPQMIEATYQCPVDLIAHGVPHRVFPEHSDIAPDHIHSHDCNHA; this is encoded by the coding sequence ATGGACAAAGTTATTTCTCTGAAGAATGTCTGGGCGGGTTATCCGCAGACACCAGTGCTCGAAAATATTAATTTAACAGTCAATACTCTAGATTTTGTTGGGTTAATAGGCCCGAATGGTGGCGGCAAAACAACCCTATTAAAAGTGTTGCTCGGTCTCCTCAAACCCCAGGAGGGTAAGGTGAAAATCCTGGAGAGATCGGTAGCGCAAGGTCGCCGTTACATTGGCTATGTGCCGCAACTTCTAGAGCTTGACCGCACCTTTCCGATCACGGTGAAAGATGTGGTGAGTATGGGGCGTCTCGGTAAAAGAAAATTATTTCGTCGGTTTAACAAAAAGGATCGAGAGATTATTTATCACTCCCTCGAACAAGTGGAGATGGTTGATAAAGGCGATCGCCCCATTGGAGAGTTATCTGGTGGTGAACGGCAACGAGTTTATATTGCACGGGCGTTAGCGTCGGAACCCAAAATTTTATTGCTCGATGAACCCACAGCAAATGTGGATTCGCGGGTGCAAGCAAGCATTTACGAATTGCTTGGGGAACTGAATCACTACATGACCATCGTCATGATTTCCCACGATTTGGCGGCAGTATCGTCCTACGTCAAAACGGTGGGCTGTCTCAACAAAACCCTACATTATCACCACAACAAACAGATTACCCCCCAGATGATCGAGGCAACTTATCAGTGCCCCGTCGATCTCATTGCCCATGGTGTCCCGCACAGGGTTTTCCCTGAACACAGCGATATAGCCCCAGACCATATTCATTCCCACGATTGCAACCATGCTTGA
- a CDS encoding metal ABC transporter permease, giving the protein MLEALQFEFMRNALVAGVLVSIACGIVGTFVVVNRIVFISGGIAHAAYGGIGLGYFFRFNPVWGAIAFALLSAMGMGWVEQKTEQRSDTLIGVMWAIGMAFGVILIDLTDGYKAGLESYLFGSLLAVPRQDLWLMFGLDVVIITLIALLYKELLAISFDRTYATTRNLPVDALYLLLVALIALTVVMVMQIVGLIMVIALLTIPAAIAGQWRTEIKSIMGVSSLLGMAFTTLGLWMSYRFNLTSGATIILICGASYILSLGLKTYRNRQFT; this is encoded by the coding sequence ATGCTTGAAGCCCTCCAGTTTGAATTTATGCGAAATGCCCTGGTGGCAGGGGTCTTGGTTAGTATTGCCTGCGGTATCGTCGGTACATTTGTCGTGGTCAACCGCATTGTCTTTATCAGTGGTGGTATTGCCCACGCGGCCTATGGTGGTATTGGTCTCGGCTACTTTTTTAGGTTCAATCCCGTCTGGGGGGCGATCGCCTTTGCATTACTCTCAGCGATGGGTATGGGCTGGGTAGAACAAAAAACCGAACAACGGAGTGACACCCTCATCGGCGTGATGTGGGCGATTGGCATGGCATTTGGCGTTATCCTAATTGACCTAACAGATGGCTACAAAGCAGGCCTTGAGAGTTATCTTTTCGGGAGTCTATTGGCTGTACCCCGCCAAGATCTCTGGCTGATGTTTGGTCTCGATGTGGTGATTATTACGCTCATTGCGTTGCTCTACAAAGAACTCCTTGCTATCTCCTTCGACCGCACCTATGCCACAACCCGCAATCTTCCAGTGGATGCGCTGTATCTTTTGCTCGTCGCTTTGATCGCTCTTACAGTGGTAATGGTGATGCAAATTGTCGGGCTGATTATGGTGATCGCTCTCCTGACAATCCCTGCGGCGATCGCCGGACAATGGCGCACTGAAATCAAATCCATAATGGGCGTCTCTAGTCTGTTGGGCATGGCCTTTACAACCCTAGGTTTATGGATGTCCTATCGCTTTAACCTCACCTCAGGCGCTACGATTATTCTTATATGCGGTGCTAGCTATATCCTCAGTCTCGGCCTAAAAACCTACCGAAACCGACAATTTACCTAA
- a CDS encoding Fur family transcriptional regulator, with protein MPKKTTKNQQRILALLTDAAGEVSAQDIHFQIKQQELRIGLATVYRTLKRLKIEGKIQERITPDGESFYSTINAVEHHHHHLNCVNCGESYPMESCPLSHKISEWCNAQKFQVYYHTLEFFGLCENCQDNYDDAECLSAN; from the coding sequence ATGCCAAAGAAAACCACTAAAAACCAACAGAGAATTTTGGCGCTGCTTACTGATGCAGCAGGGGAAGTAAGTGCCCAAGATATTCATTTCCAAATCAAACAACAGGAACTACGCATTGGCCTAGCAACTGTCTATCGCACCCTAAAACGCCTAAAAATCGAAGGCAAAATCCAAGAACGGATCACCCCTGATGGCGAATCTTTCTACAGTACGATTAATGCCGTCGAACATCACCATCACCATCTGAATTGCGTCAATTGTGGCGAATCCTACCCAATGGAAAGTTGCCCTCTGAGCCACAAAATTAGTGAATGGTGTAATGCCCAAAAATTTCAGGTTTACTATCACACCTTAGAATTTTTTGGACTGTGTGAAAACTGCCAAGACAATTACGATGATGCCGAGTGTTTGAGCGCTAATTGA
- a CDS encoding gamma carbonic anhydrase family protein → MSKQSWSNVSLGKPDLSQAAFVADNATVMGNVAIAEGVSIWYGAIVRGDLEGIELGKYTNIQDGAVLHGDPGKLTVLEDYVTVGHKAVIHSAHIERGSLIGIGAIVLDGVRVGAGSIIGAGCVVTKDVPRRSLMVGVPAKRIKDIDDIKAQGLIHHAEQYYQLALKHSASS, encoded by the coding sequence ATGTCGAAGCAGTCTTGGTCGAATGTATCTCTAGGTAAACCTGATCTAAGTCAGGCGGCTTTTGTGGCGGACAATGCAACGGTGATGGGAAATGTGGCGATCGCCGAGGGTGTGAGTATTTGGTATGGGGCAATTGTGCGGGGCGATTTAGAAGGAATTGAGCTTGGCAAATATACGAATATTCAGGATGGGGCAGTGTTACATGGTGATCCCGGCAAACTCACAGTACTAGAGGATTATGTGACAGTTGGTCATAAAGCGGTTATTCACAGTGCCCATATTGAAAGAGGATCGCTGATTGGGATTGGGGCGATCGTGCTGGATGGGGTGCGCGTTGGGGCAGGCAGTATTATCGGTGCGGGCTGTGTCGTGACAAAGGATGTACCACGGCGATCGCTGATGGTTGGTGTTCCAGCAAAGCGCATTAAGGATATTGATGATATTAAAGCTCAGGGCTTAATTCACCATGCGGAGCAATATTATCAATTAGCGCTCAAACACTCGGCATCATCGTAA
- a CDS encoding tetratricopeptide repeat protein, whose product MFGWLFGRKKKQQETPSFDLGQLAQQQQEIERQLATRQQQTVTADTQPQDKDINSSPNTKQNSAEQIPEPKDSNDAEAWFNQGYQFHIAGRFIEAIASYDKALEINPNDQDIWNNRGSALSTLGKKDEAITSYDKALEINPDDQDTWNNRGSTLSDLGRKEEAITSYDKSLEINPNHYQAWRNRGSALSDLGRKEEAIISFDKALEINPNYHEAWGARGNALLACERYEEAITSFDKAFDISPNYDETPYGRGYALEKLGKHEEAIISFDKALEINPNHYQAWNGKGRALVELAQFSEGIDSYNKSLEIMPSSWPTWGNKGSALYLIHGEKAAILNWQTGLISLDIHAPDYAIGAGTLHQSIGKVHYYTARQLVRTIDAKDRYHQSIEAYHLALDSLCGGEHPFRPERLNPSIETPALPSANKELCLNVLQDLSQSYVGAGQTENAATVRTIAIELLETYLREISSETQKITIARKFASLYQLEIDQLARSTEPADHITALTRAEYRKTLTLHWLHNNRYEDISSPSFDDISDFLHQNQPDTALIFWHLSPVQLSTFILHPDDSAGGLKLLRPQICDLTAVTQLEALLKKWHDEYQESRKSKIQRHEVPPDWQKHLPDRLTELRQILQLDQWLPALRDCKNLILVPHRDLHLLPLHTCIIQAWPGETLPSITHLPSIKQGILNQQHHHTSPTFTNRLLLEASGDYGLYSELEAAILKQLLTPQTSLSEPTKSQTLNALSQPQNLVHFTGHGEYNLSQNSRSGLVLYDGERLTLSELLQTELPVYSLVSLSACETAVTGSASLIDEFVGFSAAFLYHRTRYILSTLWTVPENSAAIMMIEFYRRLLSNADVTPATALQQTQTWLAAATNTDLADWYENWATEFDGHWEDDKFTIILRRRITKLREQPDKIQYSNPYHWAGFTITGC is encoded by the coding sequence ATGTTTGGTTGGTTGTTTGGGCGCAAGAAAAAGCAACAGGAAACGCCGAGTTTTGATCTGGGGCAACTGGCGCAGCAGCAACAGGAAATAGAGCGACAGCTAGCCACTCGTCAACAACAGACTGTAACAGCAGACACTCAACCCCAAGACAAAGACATAAATAGTTCTCCTAACACGAAACAAAATTCGGCAGAGCAAATACCAGAACCGAAAGACTCGAATGATGCTGAAGCCTGGTTCAATCAAGGTTATCAATTTCACATAGCAGGCCGTTTCATTGAAGCGATCGCCAGTTATGATAAAGCCCTTGAGATTAATCCCAACGACCAAGATATATGGAACAATCGAGGCAGCGCTTTATCTACTTTAGGTAAGAAAGACGAGGCGATTACTAGTTATGATAAAGCCCTTGAGATTAATCCCGATGACCAAGATACATGGAACAACCGAGGCAGTACTTTATCTGATTTAGGGAGAAAAGAAGAGGCGATCACTAGTTACGATAAATCCCTCGAAATTAATCCTAATCACTATCAAGCATGGCGTAATCGAGGCAGTGCTTTATCTGATTTAGGGAGAAAAGAAGAGGCGATCATCAGCTTCGATAAAGCTCTTGAGATTAATCCCAATTACCACGAAGCATGGGGGGCTCGAGGCAATGCTTTATTGGCTTGCGAGAGATATGAAGAGGCGATCACAAGTTTCGATAAGGCCTTTGATATTAGTCCTAATTACGACGAAACACCCTATGGACGAGGCTATGCTTTAGAAAAATTAGGAAAGCACGAAGAGGCGATCATCAGCTTCGACAAAGCTCTTGAGATTAATCCCAATCACTATCAAGCATGGAATGGAAAAGGAAGAGCTTTAGTGGAATTGGCGCAATTTTCTGAAGGGATAGATTCATATAATAAGTCTCTTGAAATTATGCCGAGTTCTTGGCCTACATGGGGAAATAAAGGTTCTGCTCTATATCTGATTCATGGCGAGAAAGCCGCTATTCTCAATTGGCAAACAGGTCTAATTTCTTTGGACATCCATGCTCCTGATTATGCTATTGGCGCAGGAACTCTCCATCAATCCATTGGCAAGGTTCATTACTACACCGCCCGACAACTAGTCAGAACTATTGATGCAAAAGATCGTTATCACCAGAGCATTGAAGCATATCATCTCGCTCTCGATTCTCTATGTGGTGGTGAGCATCCCTTTCGTCCTGAACGCCTCAATCCCAGCATTGAAACGCCAGCACTTCCCTCAGCGAATAAAGAACTTTGCCTAAACGTTTTACAAGATCTGAGTCAGTCCTATGTTGGCGCTGGCCAAACAGAGAATGCAGCAACCGTCCGTACCATCGCCATCGAACTCCTTGAGACCTACCTTCGCGAGATCTCCAGCGAAACTCAGAAAATCACTATTGCCCGTAAATTTGCGTCGCTCTACCAGCTTGAGATCGATCAACTTGCTCGCTCTACCGAGCCCGCCGATCACATTACTGCCCTCACCCGCGCCGAATATCGCAAAACCCTTACTCTCCATTGGCTCCATAACAACCGCTACGAAGATATTTCCAGCCCTAGCTTTGACGACATCAGTGATTTTCTTCATCAGAACCAACCCGATACAGCTCTAATCTTTTGGCATCTCAGCCCTGTCCAGCTCAGCACTTTTATCCTCCATCCCGACGATTCTGCTGGAGGCTTAAAACTTCTCCGCCCTCAAATTTGCGACCTTACAGCCGTCACCCAACTTGAAGCTCTCCTCAAAAAATGGCACGACGAATACCAAGAGAGCCGCAAAAGCAAAATCCAGCGCCACGAAGTCCCACCCGACTGGCAAAAACATTTACCCGACCGTCTCACCGAACTGCGCCAAATCCTCCAGCTCGATCAATGGTTGCCAGCCCTGCGCGATTGTAAAAACCTAATCCTCGTTCCCCACCGTGATCTGCATTTACTGCCGCTCCACACCTGCATTATCCAAGCATGGCCAGGCGAGACACTGCCCAGTATCACCCACCTCCCTAGCATCAAACAGGGCATCCTCAACCAACAGCACCACCACACTAGCCCCACCTTTACCAATCGCCTATTGCTCGAAGCCAGCGGTGACTATGGCCTCTATTCCGAACTCGAAGCCGCCATCCTTAAACAACTGCTGACCCCCCAAACATCCCTGTCCGAACCGACTAAATCCCAAACCCTTAACGCCCTCAGCCAACCGCAAAACCTCGTCCATTTCACGGGACATGGCGAATACAATCTGTCCCAAAATTCCAGATCGGGTTTAGTGCTCTACGATGGCGAACGATTAACCCTGAGCGAATTGCTCCAAACCGAACTCCCCGTCTACAGTCTCGTTTCCCTCTCCGCCTGTGAAACCGCTGTGACCGGAAGCGCTAGCTTGATCGACGAATTTGTCGGCTTTAGTGCTGCCTTTCTATACCATCGCACTCGTTATATTCTGAGTACCCTCTGGACAGTGCCCGAAAACTCCGCCGCGATTATGATGATCGAGTTTTACCGCCGACTCCTCAGCAATGCCGATGTCACCCCAGCCACTGCTCTCCAGCAAACCCAGACATGGCTCGCTGCTGCCACAAATACTGACCTTGCCGACTGGTATGAAAACTGGGCAACAGAGTTTGACGGCCACTGGGAAGACGATAAATTCACCATAATTTTGCGGCGACGCATCACCAAGCTCCGCGAACAACCCGACAAAATTCAATACTCTAATCCTTACCATTGGGCTGGCTTCACCATTACAGGTTGTTGA
- a CDS encoding ATP-binding protein — translation MLLTLPMVSDPKRNLSSTYADSLAKLTIESSLRDLTLYKKSVDVKNLTKILLKIFENDTVIPGVILKKGKEFYGMVSRRRFLKRMSRPYALDLFLKRPLTTLYNVDNFPVNILPESTPVLEAAQFALEREGEQMYEPIVVQRENGKYALIDVPLVLYAQSHIHKLTNELLQEKTHAHVVQTEKMASLGRMVAGVAHEIRNPVNCVHGNVSFLQNYFDDLLGLVKMYQAELPQPSVMIANYLKDIEIEFLEEDLPKILQSVEISAVRMIEIVTSLRNFSRIDETKQQLIKLPECLDSTLLILNNRTKKHRVKITRNYEANLPDILGYSGQLSQVFINLLANALDALEEKLSRQDFLAETAWIPEIQVDIFTQFSELDSDGLNESRDWICVKISDNADGMPKKVRQRIFEEFFTTKPRGKGTGLGLAISHEIVTRKHAGRLELTTKIGEGSAFSIWLPLQSFPVIEQLSNKD, via the coding sequence ATGTTATTAACACTTCCGATGGTTTCTGACCCTAAACGTAATCTCTCTTCAACCTATGCTGATAGTTTAGCGAAGCTCACCATCGAATCAAGCCTTCGTGATCTCACCCTTTACAAGAAGTCAGTTGATGTCAAGAATTTAACGAAGATTCTGCTAAAGATCTTTGAAAACGATACAGTCATTCCTGGCGTTATTCTGAAAAAAGGCAAAGAGTTTTATGGCATGGTCTCGCGGCGACGTTTTTTGAAACGGATGAGTCGCCCCTATGCCCTTGACCTGTTTTTGAAACGTCCTCTTACCACGCTCTATAACGTGGATAATTTTCCGGTCAATATTTTGCCAGAGTCTACTCCTGTACTGGAAGCGGCGCAGTTTGCTCTAGAGCGTGAAGGGGAGCAAATGTATGAACCGATTGTCGTTCAACGGGAAAATGGAAAGTATGCCTTAATTGATGTGCCGCTCGTGCTTTATGCTCAGTCTCACATTCACAAATTAACGAACGAATTATTACAAGAAAAGACCCACGCCCATGTGGTGCAAACAGAAAAAATGGCGAGTCTGGGGCGGATGGTGGCGGGGGTTGCCCATGAAATCCGAAATCCGGTGAATTGTGTGCATGGCAATGTGAGTTTTTTGCAGAATTATTTTGATGATCTGTTAGGGCTGGTGAAAATGTATCAAGCGGAGTTGCCACAACCGTCTGTGATGATCGCCAACTATTTAAAAGATATCGAGATAGAGTTTCTCGAAGAAGATTTACCGAAAATTTTGCAAAGTGTGGAAATTAGTGCGGTGCGTATGATAGAAATTGTCACGAGCCTCCGTAACTTTTCGCGTATCGATGAAACAAAACAGCAGCTTATTAAGCTCCCAGAATGTCTCGATAGTACGTTGCTGATTCTCAACAATCGCACGAAAAAGCATCGGGTTAAAATCACTAGAAATTATGAAGCTAATTTGCCCGATATTTTGGGCTATTCGGGTCAGCTCAGCCAAGTATTTATCAATCTCTTAGCAAATGCTTTAGATGCTCTCGAAGAGAAACTAAGTCGTCAAGATTTCCTCGCAGAAACAGCTTGGATTCCTGAAATTCAAGTGGATATTTTTACGCAGTTTAGTGAGCTGGATTCTGATGGTCTAAATGAGTCCCGCGATTGGATTTGCGTCAAAATTAGTGACAATGCCGATGGGATGCCGAAAAAAGTGCGGCAACGAATTTTCGAAGAATTTTTTACGACGAAACCGCGAGGAAAAGGGACGGGTTTAGGGTTAGCAATTAGCCATGAAATCGTCACGAGAAAACATGCTGGTCGTCTCGAACTCACCACAAAAATTGGGGAGGGGAGCGCATTCTCTATTTGGCTACCGCTTCAAAGTTTTCCGGTTATAGAGCAGCTTTCGAATAAGGATTGA